TTCCATTGTTCTTCGCTTAACTCATGTCGTCTCATGTCTTTAATTTTACCATATTATGCACTTTTACTACAACCTTTAGGTTTGCATACACGCTCTAGCGTTACGGTAGCGTTACGGAGGGATTATTAAAATGAAGAAAACAGAGAAGATTTTGGATTGTCTTTGCGTGATCTGCACAATTGTTTTTTTTCTGGCAGTTGCCCTCATGGTTTTTGCACAGGTGCTTGCAATTATCACGTTGAACGGGCCACTGTCCGTCGCATTATCCGACGCCATTTCGGAACCGGCGAGCATCGTTTCGGCTGTGGCCACGGTCATTGCAATCGTATTGTCCTATATGCGGGGACAGATGAAGTCCACCTCCGCCTGAGCTTTTACAGGACTGCATAGCAGATCGCGGGATATGCCAATACG
This window of the Ruminococcaceae bacterium BL-6 genome carries:
- a CDS encoding protein of unknown function (Evidence 5 : Unknown function), which gives rise to MTVATAETMLAGSEMASDNATDSGPFNVIIASTCAKTMRATARKKTIVQITQRQSKIFSVFFILIIPP